The Panicum hallii strain FIL2 chromosome 9, PHallii_v3.1, whole genome shotgun sequence genome has a window encoding:
- the LOC112875798 gene encoding uncharacterized protein LOC112875798: MKLHHVATVASLLALAAAATTAGAVTFDATNTASNTPGGRRFDQAVGLGYAKRVLSEASTFIWSTFNQRSPADRKPVDAVTLVVEDIGGVAFTRANGIHLSARYVGGYSGDVRTEVTGVLYHEATHVWQWNGRGRANGGLIEGIADYVRLKAGYAPGHWVKPGQGDRWDQGYDVTARFLDYCGSLKPGFVAQLNAKMKDGYSDDFFAQILGKSVQQLWQDYKKKYGS, encoded by the coding sequence ATGAAGCTTCATCACGTCGCCACGGTCGCTTCCCTCCTGGCCCTGGCCGCGGCCGCGACGACGGCCGGCGCCGTCACGTTCGACGCGACGAACACGGCGTCCAACACCCCCGGCGGCCGGCGCTTCGACCAGGCCGTCGGCCTCGGCTACGCGAAGCGGGTCCTCTCCGAGGCGTCCACCTTCATCTGGAGCACCTTCAACCAGCGCAGCCCCGCCGACCGCAAGCCGGTGGACGCGGTCACCCTCGTCGTCGAGGACATCGGCGGCGTCGCCTTCACGAGGGCCAACGGCATCCACCTCAGCGCCCGGTACGTCGGCGGCTACTCCGGCGACGTCAGGACCGAGGTGACCGGCGTGCTGTACCACGAGGCGACACACGTGTGGCAGTGGAACGGGCGGGGGAGGGCGAACGGCGGCCTCATCGAGGGCATCGCCGACTACGTTCGCCTGAAGGCTGGGTACGCGCCCGGGCACTGGGTGAAGCCGGGGCAGGGCGACCGGTGGGACCAGGGCTACGACGTCACGGCGAGGTTCCTGGACTACTGCGGCTCGCTGAAGCCGGGGTTTGTGGCGCAGCTCAACGCCAAGATGAAGGACGGGTACAGCGACGACTTCTTCGCGCAGATCCTGGGGAAGAGCGTGCAGCAGTTGTGGCAGGACTACAAGAAGAAGTATGGGAGCTAA
- the LOC112873913 gene encoding uncharacterized protein LOC112873913, whose amino-acid sequence MQHKLQVIKAKMGSADEFTPLSQLTLGMNKCRVRVRISRLWESFNPKNDISFSLDSLLIDDQGETMQARVLPDDIEQFEDQLVEGMVYALSNFTIEDTRESYMTCSNELTMYFGGQTVVNKIEDTDLIPLYSFEFINFKDLRSRCDDVSVLTDVLGHIVYVGELEEVWKKSRLIKICNARIQNLRGRELSITLYGDTACAFAEDMHEKGQEASVVAVLAGMRVESSHSVCSTTCSDYYLDLEIPEVQEFCANLRIQQENPVPKKSPAQKLAESWRTIEQLKSLDPEEYDEDTSFLCKVSLIHIDCSNGWCYLGCDTCQKSMYGAPRKYKCSRCGPIKRPIQWYKLKAKVQDATGTMNLMIFCEVAEELVGVSAEELVEEIEDDDEWYTLPEEIEDLLGSTHTFQVFDKYGSRSWSVRSIMDDVSVPVPAGTTAQCKEEPVREGSINIAIPSPITTQCKEEPVHEGSINMAIPTPVTAQCEEPVHEGSVDMAIPTPVTAQCKEEPVPGSSATTAEDRSESTRLQKPNKRLRGDDWVN is encoded by the exons ATGCAGCATAAACTTCAGGTGATCAAGGCCAAAATGGGTTCAGCTGATGAGTTCACCCCACTGTCTCAGTTAACCTTAGGAATGAACAAATGTAGAGTCCGTGTGCGCATCTCGCGGCTGTGGGAGTCCTTCAATCCAAAAAATGACATATCATTCAGCCTTGACAGCCTTCTGATCGATGATCAG GGTGAAACTATGCAGGCGCGTGTGCTTCCCGATGAtattgagcaatttgaagatcAGCTAGTTGAAGGGATGGTATATGCCTTGTCGAATTTTACAATTGAGGATACAAGGGAAAGCTACATGACCTGTAGCAATGAGTTGACTATGTACTTTGGAGGGCAGACGGTTGTCAATAAGATAGAAGATACTGATTTGATACCCCTCTACAGCTTTGAGTTCATTAACTTTAAGGACCTCCGTTCTAGGTGTGACGACGTTAGCGTATTGACAG ATGTTTTGGGCCACATAGTATATGTTGGGGAGCTAGAGGAGGTCTGGAAAAAATCCCGTCTTATAAAGATTTGCAATGCAAGAATTCAGAACTTGAG AGGAAGGGAATTGAGTATCACGTTGTATGGAGATACTGCTTGCGCTTTTGCTGAGGATATGCACGAGAAAGGCCAAGAAGCCTCAGTTGTTGCTGTCTTAGCAGGGATGCGCGTTGAATCCTCACATTCAG TTTGCTCTACAACGTGTTCAGATTACTATCTAGATTTGGAAATACCAGAGGTGCAAGAATTCTGTGCAAA TTTGCGCATTCAGCAGGAAAACCCAGTTCCGAAAAAAAGTCCAGCTCAGAAGTTAGCCGAGAGTTGGCGAACAATTGAACAGCTAAAAAGCCTCGATCCAGAGGAGTATGATGAG GATACCTCGTTTTTGTGCAAAGTCTCCCTGATACATATAGATTGCAGCAATGGCTGGTGTTATCTTGGATGCGACACCTGCCAAAAGTCAATGTACGGGGCCCCAAGGAAATACAAGTGCAGCCGATGTGGCCCGATTAAAAGACCAATTCAATG GTACAAGCTGAAGGCGAAGGTGCAAGATGCCACCGGCACAATGAACTTGATGATCTTCTGTGAGGTGGCTGAGGAGCTGGTCGGTGTCTCCGCCGAGGAGCTCGTTGAAGAGATCGAGGATGATGATGAGTGGTACACCCTGCCAGAAGAAATCGAGGATCTTCTTGGATCGACCCACACTTTCCAAGTATTTGACAAGTATgggagcaggagctggtcgGTGAGGTCAATCATGGATGATGTTAGCGTCCCAGTCCCTGCTGGAACCACTGCTCAATGCAAGGAGGAACCTGTCCGTGAGGGTAGCATTAACATAGCAATACCTAGTCCAATCACTACTCAATGCAAGGAGGAGCCTGTCCATGAGGGCAGCATTAACATGGCGATCCCTACTCCAGTCACTGCTCAATGCGAGGAGCCTGTCCATGAGGGCAGCGTTGACATGGCGATCCCTACTCCAGTCACTGCTCAATGCAAGGAGGAGCCTGTCCCTGGGAGCAGCGCTACCACGGCAGAAGATAGGTCGGAGTCCACTCGGCTGCAGAAGCCTAACAAGCGTCTGCGAGGGGATGACTGGGTCAACTAA